In a single window of the Panthera leo isolate Ple1 chromosome A1, P.leo_Ple1_pat1.1, whole genome shotgun sequence genome:
- the LOC122227881 gene encoding PDZ domain-containing protein 2-like produces MPITQDNAMLHLPLLYQWLQNSVREGGDGPEQRLCQAAIQKLQEYIQLNFTVDESVVPPDHSPPGMEICTVYLTKELGDTETVGLSFGNIPVFGDYGEKRRGGKKRKTHQGPVLDVGCIWVTELRKNSPAGKSGKVRLRDEILSLNGQLMVGVDVSGAR; encoded by the coding sequence atgcccatcacccaggaCAATGCCATGCTGcacctgcccctcctctaccAGTGGCTGCAGAACAGCGTGAGGGAGGGCGGGGATGGCCCAGAGCAGCGGCTCTGCCAGGCAGCCATCCAGAAGCTGCAGGAGTACATCCAACTGAACTTTACTGTGGATGAGAGTGTGGTCCCACCTGACCACAGCCCCCCAGGGATGGAGATCTGTACTGTGTACCTCACCAAGGAGCTGGGGGACACAGAGactgtgggcctcagttttggGAACATCCCTGTTTTCGGGGACTATGGAGAAAAGCGCAGAGGGGGCAAGAAGAGGAAAACCCACCAGGGCCCTGTACTGGACGTTGGCTGCATCTGGGTGACAGAGCTGAGGAAGAACAGCCCGGCAGGGAAGAGTGGGAAGGTCCGACTGCGGGATGAGATCCTCTCCCTGAATGGGCAGCTGATGGTCGGAGTTGATGTCAGTGGGGCCAGGTGA